The Streptomyces europaeiscabiei genome window below encodes:
- a CDS encoding sugar kinase: protein MAALRAHGALRLGGSLGLSVAGAESNVAIGLARLGHRVRWAGRVGADELGALVLRTLRAEGIDTSHAVTDDTGRPTGLLLTEPRLGTLTRVSYYRAGSAGSAVAPDDVLSALVPGSRVLHLTGITPALGPSAAEAVLAAAKAARESGVTVCLDVNYRSRLWTSERARTALRPILDHADLLIASEDELPLVQEVSGAGESGAVHGVLAAGVTEVVVKRGARGATVFTADGATDLAAREVDAVDLVGAGDAFVAGYLSGLLDGADIPARLHRAVTTAAFAVATRGDWEGLPTRDELGLFDEPDGTTIR, encoded by the coding sequence ATGGCGGCGCTCAGGGCCCACGGCGCGCTGCGGCTGGGCGGCAGCCTCGGCCTGTCGGTCGCCGGAGCCGAGTCGAATGTCGCGATCGGCCTCGCCCGGCTCGGCCACCGGGTGCGCTGGGCAGGGCGGGTGGGCGCCGACGAACTCGGCGCGCTGGTCCTGCGCACGCTGCGCGCCGAGGGCATCGACACCAGCCACGCGGTCACCGACGACACCGGCCGGCCCACTGGACTGCTGCTGACCGAACCCCGCTTGGGCACGCTCACCCGCGTCAGCTACTACCGTGCAGGTTCCGCGGGTTCGGCAGTCGCACCGGACGACGTACTGTCCGCGCTGGTCCCCGGGTCCCGCGTTCTGCACCTGACCGGCATCACGCCGGCGCTCGGTCCGTCGGCGGCCGAGGCAGTCCTGGCCGCTGCCAAGGCCGCCCGCGAGAGCGGTGTCACCGTATGCCTCGACGTCAACTACCGCTCTCGGCTGTGGACGTCCGAGCGCGCCCGCACCGCACTGCGACCGATCCTGGACCACGCGGACCTGCTCATCGCCTCCGAGGACGAGCTACCGCTGGTGCAGGAAGTGTCTGGTGCGGGCGAGTCCGGGGCCGTGCACGGTGTGCTGGCGGCAGGCGTCACCGAGGTGGTCGTCAAGCGGGGCGCCCGCGGCGCGACCGTCTTCACCGCCGACGGCGCAACCGACCTTGCTGCGCGAGAAGTTGACGCCGTCGACCTGGTCGGCGCGGGCGACGCCTTCGTGGCCGGATACCTCTCCGGCCTCCTGGACGGCGCGGACATCCCGGCCCGGCTGCATCGGGCGGTCACCACCGCGGCCTTCGCCGTCGCCACCCGGGGCGACTGGGAGGGCCTGCCGACGCGGGACGAACTCGGCCTGTTCGACGAGCCCGACGGCACGACCATCCGCTGA
- a CDS encoding bifunctional 4-hydroxy-2-oxoglutarate aldolase/2-dehydro-3-deoxy-phosphogluconate aldolase: protein MNLVESLGAHRLLAIVRGKDPAAALNTVRTLAEEGIAAIEVSLTTADALTVIRQARAELGPGALLGAGTVRSAEDAARAVDAGASYLVTPALVDGLKAYGVPVLMGALTPTEIEAALARGADAIKLFPGSLGGPGYLKALRDPFPEVPFVPVGGVDAQIARDYLDRGALAVGVGSPLVGDAADGGELEQLRARAAEFRKTATGERP from the coding sequence ATGAACCTGGTGGAATCGCTCGGCGCCCACCGCCTGTTGGCGATCGTCCGAGGCAAGGACCCCGCCGCCGCCCTCAACACCGTACGCACCCTCGCCGAGGAAGGCATCGCGGCCATCGAGGTCTCACTGACCACCGCCGACGCCCTGACCGTCATCCGGCAGGCGCGCGCCGAACTCGGTCCCGGCGCGCTGCTCGGCGCAGGCACCGTGCGCTCGGCCGAGGACGCCGCCCGCGCGGTCGACGCCGGCGCGTCGTACCTCGTCACCCCGGCACTGGTCGACGGACTCAAGGCGTACGGCGTACCCGTGCTGATGGGCGCCCTGACACCGACCGAGATCGAAGCCGCCCTCGCCCGGGGCGCAGACGCGATCAAACTCTTCCCCGGCTCCCTCGGCGGCCCCGGCTATCTGAAGGCTCTGCGCGACCCGTTCCCCGAGGTGCCCTTCGTACCCGTCGGCGGAGTGGACGCGCAGATCGCCCGTGACTACCTCGACCGGGGCGCCCTCGCTGTCGGCGTCGGCTCACCGCTCGTCGGGGACGCTGCCGACGGCGGTGAGCTGGAGCAACTGCGCGCCCGCGCGGCCGAGTTCCGCAAGACGGCCACGGGGGAGAGGCCGTGA
- a CDS encoding beta-galactosidase yields the protein MSTARRLRIPGIAYGGDYNPEQWPEEVWAEDMRLMREAGVTMVSVGIFSWALLEPSEGVYDFARMDKILDLLHENGIAADLATPTAAPPAWFFRAHPDALPVDKDGRTLSYGSRQTFCPSSPAYRRAALRIAGALAERYADHPAVAMWHVHNEYGCHNDACYCDTSAAAFRTWLRARYEDDLDALNHAWGTTFWSQWYYDWDQILPPRTTAAPPNPTHQLDWRRFCSDELLSLCTAEREVLRRAAPDTPATTNFLVLRTIDALDYWRWAPELDILSNDHYLLSDDPEAEVDIALHGDLMRSLAGGPWFLMEHSTGAVNWQPVNRAKRPGEMRRNALAHVAHGADGIAFFQWRAAKAGAEQWHSAMLPHAGTDSQIWHDVVQLGADLRALADVRDSTSTAQVAIVWDWDARWALELPSQPSGELRYQDLVRDWYTPLWRAGVAVDFVRPDDPGLDRYKLVLAPSLYLVAEAAAANLARFAESGGTLAVGFHSGMVDENAHVYLGGYPGAFRDVLGVVTDELFPLLPGETTGLTGDVASGATADLWSERIRLTGAQAVASHADGPLAGHPAVTRHRHGDGTAWYLGTHPDQVTLAALLDRIRQGAGVTPEQDAPAGIEVVRRRGAEADFLFLIDHTGKGAEAPAEGVELLTGTPVTGTVTVPPGGVAVVREPR from the coding sequence GTGAGTACCGCACGCCGTCTTCGCATTCCTGGAATCGCCTACGGAGGTGACTACAACCCCGAGCAGTGGCCCGAGGAGGTCTGGGCCGAGGACATGCGCCTGATGCGCGAGGCCGGGGTGACCATGGTCAGCGTCGGCATCTTCTCCTGGGCTCTGCTCGAACCGTCCGAGGGCGTCTACGACTTCGCCCGCATGGACAAGATCCTCGACCTGCTCCACGAGAACGGCATCGCCGCCGACCTGGCGACACCGACGGCCGCCCCGCCGGCCTGGTTCTTCCGGGCCCACCCGGACGCCCTGCCGGTCGACAAGGACGGCCGCACACTGTCGTACGGCAGCCGCCAGACGTTCTGCCCGAGCAGCCCCGCCTACCGCAGAGCGGCGCTGCGGATCGCCGGAGCGCTCGCCGAGCGCTACGCCGACCACCCGGCCGTCGCCATGTGGCACGTGCACAACGAGTACGGCTGCCACAACGACGCCTGCTACTGCGACACCAGCGCCGCCGCGTTCCGTACCTGGCTGCGCGCCCGCTACGAGGACGACCTGGACGCCCTCAACCACGCCTGGGGCACCACGTTCTGGAGCCAGTGGTACTACGACTGGGACCAGATCCTGCCGCCCCGCACGACCGCGGCTCCCCCGAACCCCACCCACCAGCTCGACTGGCGCCGCTTCTGCTCCGACGAACTGCTCTCCCTGTGCACCGCCGAACGCGAGGTACTGCGCCGGGCCGCTCCGGACACCCCGGCGACCACCAACTTCCTGGTCCTGCGCACCATCGACGCCCTCGACTACTGGCGCTGGGCACCCGAGCTGGACATCCTCTCCAACGACCATTACCTGCTGTCCGACGACCCGGAGGCCGAGGTCGACATCGCCCTCCACGGCGACCTGATGCGCTCGCTCGCGGGCGGCCCGTGGTTCCTCATGGAGCACTCGACCGGCGCCGTCAACTGGCAGCCCGTCAACCGCGCCAAGCGACCCGGCGAGATGCGCCGCAACGCGCTCGCGCACGTGGCCCACGGTGCCGACGGCATCGCGTTCTTCCAGTGGCGTGCGGCGAAGGCGGGCGCCGAGCAGTGGCACTCGGCGATGCTGCCGCACGCCGGAACCGACAGCCAGATCTGGCACGACGTCGTCCAACTCGGCGCGGACCTGCGGGCGTTGGCCGACGTGCGGGACTCCACCAGCACGGCACAGGTGGCGATCGTGTGGGACTGGGACGCCCGCTGGGCACTGGAACTGCCCTCCCAGCCCAGCGGCGAGCTGCGCTACCAGGACCTGGTCCGGGACTGGTACACCCCCCTGTGGCGGGCCGGGGTCGCCGTCGACTTCGTACGCCCCGACGACCCTGGACTCGACCGCTACAAACTCGTCCTGGCACCCTCGCTGTACCTGGTCGCGGAAGCGGCCGCGGCGAACCTCGCCCGGTTCGCCGAAAGCGGAGGCACGCTGGCCGTCGGCTTCCACAGCGGCATGGTCGACGAGAACGCCCATGTGTACCTGGGCGGTTACCCCGGCGCGTTCCGCGACGTCCTCGGCGTGGTCACCGACGAGCTCTTCCCTCTGCTGCCGGGCGAGACGACCGGCCTGACCGGCGACGTGGCGTCGGGCGCCACGGCCGACCTGTGGTCGGAACGCATACGGCTGACCGGCGCACAGGCCGTCGCCTCCCACGCCGACGGCCCACTGGCCGGTCACCCCGCCGTCACCCGCCACCGGCACGGAGACGGCACCGCCTGGTATCTGGGCACCCACCCCGACCAGGTCACGCTCGCCGCCCTGCTCGACCGCATCCGCCAGGGCGCCGGTGTCACACCAGAGCAGGACGCGCCCGCCGGTATCGAGGTGGTCCGGCGCCGGGGCGCAGAGGCGGACTTCCTGTTCCTCATCGACCACACCGGAAAGGGCGCCGAAGCACCTGCCGAAGGCGTCGAACTCCTCACCGGCACACCGGTCACCGGAACCGTCACCGTCCCACCGGGAGGCGTCGCCGTCGTCCGCGAGCCCCGCTGA
- a CDS encoding carbohydrate ABC transporter permease: MSTTVMTKVRTPVRPARILLHLFLVGASLAWLAPLLWALYSAMRPYAETSEKGYVSWPDKLTLDNFTNAFTQSDMGHYFVNTILIAVPAVLVTLLLSSMVAFYVSRFDFRLNLALLLVFTAGNLLPQQVIITPLYRMYLLIDLPGITMSGKLYDSALGLVLIHVAFQSGFCAFVLSNYMRSLPHELTEAALVDGASVWRLYWQIVLPLCRPAMAALATLLSIWIYNDFFWALVLISTGENMPITSALNNLSGQYFTDPNLVAAGALLTAIPTLIVYFLLQRQFVSGLTLGANKG; this comes from the coding sequence ATGAGCACCACCGTCATGACCAAGGTCCGTACGCCCGTCCGCCCCGCCCGGATCCTGCTGCACCTCTTCCTCGTGGGCGCCTCACTCGCGTGGCTCGCGCCGCTGCTGTGGGCGCTGTACTCGGCCATGCGGCCGTACGCGGAGACCAGCGAGAAGGGCTACGTCTCCTGGCCCGACAAGCTGACCCTCGACAACTTCACGAACGCGTTCACGCAGTCGGACATGGGGCACTACTTCGTCAACACGATACTCATCGCCGTACCGGCGGTGCTGGTGACCCTGCTCCTGTCGTCGATGGTCGCCTTCTACGTCAGCCGCTTCGACTTCCGCCTCAACCTCGCCCTGCTGCTGGTCTTCACCGCCGGCAACCTGCTCCCCCAGCAGGTCATCATCACCCCGCTGTACCGCATGTACCTGCTCATCGACCTGCCCGGCATCACCATGAGCGGCAAGCTGTACGACTCCGCCCTCGGCCTGGTCCTCATCCACGTGGCCTTCCAGTCCGGGTTCTGCGCCTTCGTGCTGAGCAACTACATGCGCTCCCTGCCGCACGAGCTGACCGAGGCCGCCCTCGTCGACGGCGCCTCCGTGTGGCGCCTGTACTGGCAGATCGTGCTGCCGCTGTGCCGCCCGGCCATGGCAGCCCTGGCGACCCTGCTCTCCATCTGGATCTACAACGACTTCTTCTGGGCGCTCGTGCTGATCTCCACCGGCGAGAACATGCCGATCACCTCGGCCCTGAACAACCTCTCCGGCCAGTACTTCACCGACCCCAACCTGGTCGCCGCCGGAGCCCTGCTCACCGCGATCCCCACGCTGATCGTGTACTTCCTGCTCCAGCGGCAGTTCGTCAGCGGTCTGACCCTGGGCGCCAACAAGGGCTGA
- a CDS encoding carbohydrate ABC transporter permease: MPTRAPRRRRNPAPVVFVAPFLLLFLLTFALPIGYAVYQSVMDVEHTGALGLGGSHTVFAGLRNYSDALSDHAFVRSIGRVLLFAAVQVPVMVALSAGLALLLDSASTRGVRFFRAAFFLPYGVPGVIASILWGFLYVPGVSPLVDGMRHLGVSVDLLGGDTVLWSIANIVTWEFAGYNVLVLVAQLRTIPAELYEAARIDGASAWMTVRHVKLPLLRPALILTTVFTIIGTLQLFAEPLVLKPVSSSIDSAYTPNLSAYNEAFTNDNYHLAAAEAVLLALAAFVLSFGFLRLINKRGGDA; this comes from the coding sequence ATGCCCACCCGAGCGCCCCGCCGCCGCAGAAACCCGGCGCCCGTCGTCTTCGTCGCGCCATTCCTCCTGCTGTTCCTACTGACCTTCGCCCTCCCCATCGGCTACGCCGTCTACCAGAGCGTCATGGATGTCGAGCACACCGGAGCCCTGGGACTCGGCGGCAGCCATACCGTCTTCGCGGGGCTGCGCAACTACTCCGACGCGTTGTCCGATCACGCCTTTGTCCGCAGCATCGGTCGCGTACTGCTGTTCGCGGCCGTCCAGGTGCCGGTGATGGTCGCGTTGTCCGCCGGGCTCGCGCTGCTGCTGGACAGCGCCTCGACCAGAGGCGTGCGGTTCTTCCGCGCCGCCTTCTTCCTGCCCTACGGCGTTCCGGGCGTCATCGCGTCCATCCTGTGGGGCTTCTTGTACGTCCCGGGAGTCAGCCCCCTCGTGGACGGCATGCGCCACCTGGGGGTGTCGGTCGACCTGCTGGGCGGAGACACGGTTCTGTGGTCCATCGCGAACATCGTCACGTGGGAGTTCGCCGGCTACAACGTCCTGGTTCTCGTCGCCCAGTTGCGTACCATCCCCGCGGAGCTGTACGAGGCCGCCCGCATCGACGGCGCCAGTGCGTGGATGACGGTCCGGCACGTCAAACTGCCGCTGCTGCGCCCGGCGCTGATCCTCACCACGGTCTTCACCATCATCGGCACGCTGCAACTGTTCGCAGAACCGCTGGTGCTCAAGCCCGTCTCATCGAGTATCGACAGCGCCTACACCCCCAACCTCAGCGCCTACAACGAGGCGTTCACCAACGACAACTACCACCTCGCCGCCGCCGAGGCAGTGCTGCTCGCCCTCGCCGCGTTCGTGCTCTCCTTCGGTTTTCTGCGGCTGATCAACAAGAGAGGTGGGGACGCGTGA
- the dgoD gene encoding galactonate dehydratase, with amino-acid sequence MKITGLETFLVAPRWLFLRVATDEGVTGWGEPVIEGRAETVRAAVHELADYLVGRDPLRIEDHWQVLTKGGFYRGGPILSSAVAGIDQALWDIAGKTYGVPVHRLLGGPVRDRVRMYAWIGGDRPSDVAELAEEQMKAGFTAVKMNGSAELAPIDTPASTAEVVERVAAVREVLGDERDIAVDFHGRASTAMARRLLPLLEPLHPLFVEEPVLPEHSGNLRSLVEFTNIPLATGERLYSRWDFREVLASGIAVAQPDLSHAGGISEVRRIAAMAETYDVTMAPHCPLGPIALAASLQIAFSVPNFLIQEQSMGIHYNQQADLLEYVMDSAPFRFQNGYAVASTRPGLGVEIDEKAVRHAAETGHRWRNPIWRGADGAFTEW; translated from the coding sequence TTGAAGATAACCGGACTTGAGACGTTCCTGGTGGCTCCGCGCTGGCTGTTCCTGCGCGTCGCCACCGACGAGGGCGTCACCGGCTGGGGCGAGCCCGTGATCGAGGGCCGCGCCGAGACCGTACGCGCCGCGGTCCACGAACTGGCCGACTACCTCGTCGGCCGGGACCCGCTGCGCATCGAGGACCACTGGCAGGTGCTCACCAAGGGCGGCTTCTACCGGGGCGGCCCCATCCTCTCCAGCGCCGTCGCCGGTATCGACCAGGCCCTGTGGGACATCGCGGGCAAGACCTACGGCGTTCCGGTGCACCGCCTCCTCGGCGGCCCCGTACGCGACCGCGTCCGGATGTACGCCTGGATCGGCGGCGACCGGCCGAGCGACGTGGCGGAGCTGGCCGAGGAACAGATGAAGGCGGGCTTCACCGCCGTGAAGATGAACGGCTCGGCCGAACTCGCCCCGATCGACACCCCGGCGAGCACCGCCGAGGTCGTCGAACGCGTCGCGGCCGTCCGGGAGGTGCTGGGCGACGAGCGGGACATCGCCGTCGACTTCCACGGCCGGGCCTCCACCGCCATGGCGCGCCGCCTACTGCCCCTGCTGGAGCCACTGCACCCGCTGTTCGTCGAAGAGCCGGTCCTGCCGGAACACTCGGGAAACCTGCGCAGCCTGGTGGAGTTCACGAACATTCCCCTCGCGACCGGCGAACGCCTCTACTCCCGCTGGGACTTTCGCGAGGTGTTGGCCAGCGGCATCGCCGTGGCGCAGCCCGACCTGTCACACGCGGGCGGCATCTCCGAGGTGCGCCGCATCGCGGCCATGGCCGAGACGTACGACGTCACGATGGCACCCCACTGCCCCCTCGGTCCGATCGCCCTGGCCGCCAGCCTGCAGATCGCCTTCTCCGTGCCGAACTTCCTCATCCAGGAACAGAGCATGGGCATCCACTACAACCAGCAGGCCGACCTGCTCGAGTACGTGATGGACTCCGCACCCTTCCGGTTCCAGAACGGGTACGCCGTCGCCTCCACCCGCCCGGGCCTCGGCGTCGAGATCGACGAGAAGGCCGTACGCCACGCCGCCGAGACCGGACACCGCTGGCGCAACCCCATATGGCGCGGCGCCGACGGGGCGTTCACCGAATGGTGA
- a CDS encoding SMP-30/gluconolactonase/LRE family protein has translation MTSASAPTAVVVDGAYELAEGGRWTDGRYVYVDILSGRLFELRDGTDPVTPRPLARLDVPLGAVAPVGDRPGAWIAAAGTGIALLTTDGALEWLDRPEERTAVPSRMNDGVADPAGRFWAGSMAYDGTPGAGSLYRTDHAGTVVRVLDGLTIANGPAFTADGTTMYLTDTAVGTILRCRVDPASGDLVAGPQAFARVSDGEGSPDGMTVDEEGCLWVAMWGAGTVRRYHPDGRLLHTLTVPAPHPTSVCLHPGDNRLYVTTARYGVTNPTAASGAVLSVPVPVAGTPDCSWGVGR, from the coding sequence ATGACATCTGCATCAGCACCGACGGCGGTCGTCGTGGACGGCGCGTACGAACTCGCCGAGGGCGGCCGCTGGACCGACGGCCGCTACGTGTACGTCGACATCCTCAGCGGCCGGCTCTTCGAGCTCCGCGACGGCACCGACCCGGTGACCCCGCGCCCACTGGCCCGGCTCGACGTGCCGTTGGGTGCCGTCGCGCCGGTGGGGGACCGGCCCGGGGCGTGGATCGCCGCCGCGGGCACCGGCATCGCGCTGCTCACCACCGACGGCGCACTGGAATGGCTGGACCGCCCCGAGGAGCGCACCGCCGTCCCCAGCCGCATGAACGACGGCGTCGCGGACCCCGCAGGCCGCTTCTGGGCCGGCAGCATGGCCTACGACGGCACCCCCGGCGCGGGCTCCCTGTACCGAACGGACCACGCCGGCACGGTGGTACGCGTCCTGGACGGCCTGACCATCGCCAACGGCCCGGCCTTCACCGCCGACGGCACGACCATGTACCTCACTGACACGGCCGTCGGCACCATCCTGCGCTGCCGGGTCGACCCCGCCTCCGGCGATCTCGTCGCTGGCCCGCAGGCCTTCGCCCGGGTGAGCGACGGCGAAGGCAGCCCCGATGGGATGACCGTCGACGAGGAGGGCTGCCTGTGGGTCGCGATGTGGGGCGCCGGCACGGTCCGCCGCTACCATCCCGACGGCCGCCTGCTCCACACCCTGACCGTGCCCGCCCCCCACCCCACGTCGGTGTGTCTGCACCCCGGCGACAACCGCCTCTACGTCACCACGGCCCGCTACGGGGTGACGAACCCGACCGCCGCCTCGGGCGCGGTGCTGAGCGTTCCCGTACCGGTCGCAGGAACGCCGGACTGCTCCTGGGGTGTTGGGCGCTGA
- a CDS encoding FadR/GntR family transcriptional regulator, translating to MVTHPPKGLHGQAVEELGRRIIRGDYPPGSVVDPVKFETELGVSKTVVREAMRVLASKGLLESKQKRGTTIRPRADWNLLDSDLLRWQGSSDPTDGFLEDLAEVRAIVEPAGARFAAARRTTSDLEAMRQALDAMAAAGTDADAMVEADLAFHRALLDAAHNELLSRMEVVIEAGLRVRDRIVHGARHFSDSIPVHQELLDAVEAGDPDAAVAAVESLLAQASDDLAAVRATDPLPKELP from the coding sequence GTGGTGACCCATCCCCCCAAGGGGCTGCACGGCCAGGCCGTGGAGGAACTGGGCCGACGCATCATCCGCGGCGACTACCCCCCGGGCTCCGTGGTGGACCCGGTCAAGTTCGAGACGGAACTCGGCGTCAGCAAGACCGTGGTCCGCGAGGCCATGCGCGTGCTGGCCTCCAAGGGCCTGCTCGAGTCGAAGCAGAAACGCGGCACGACCATCCGCCCCCGCGCCGACTGGAACCTGCTCGACAGCGACCTGCTGCGCTGGCAGGGCAGCAGCGACCCGACCGACGGCTTCCTGGAGGACCTCGCCGAGGTCCGCGCGATCGTCGAGCCCGCGGGAGCCCGGTTCGCGGCGGCCCGCCGCACCACCTCCGACCTCGAGGCGATGCGGCAGGCACTGGACGCGATGGCGGCGGCGGGGACGGACGCCGACGCGATGGTCGAAGCGGACCTCGCCTTCCACCGAGCCCTACTGGACGCCGCCCACAACGAACTGCTCAGCCGGATGGAAGTCGTCATCGAGGCCGGCCTGCGCGTACGCGACCGGATCGTGCACGGCGCCCGGCACTTCTCCGACTCCATCCCCGTGCACCAGGAACTGCTGGACGCGGTCGAAGCGGGTGATCCTGACGCCGCCGTGGCCGCCGTCGAGTCACTCCTGGCACAGGCCTCCGACGACCTGGCGGCCGTCCGGGCGACCGACCCGCTGCCGAAGGAACTTCCTTGA
- a CDS encoding ABC transporter substrate-binding protein — protein sequence MSRTTPRHRSRGALAVTLAAAALVISACGGSTGSKDPAVQEPAKPGEKVDLRFWSWVPGVDKAVDKWNATHPDIHVKLEKIPAGSSGGYAKMRAALKSGNAPDLAQVEYQEIPSFLLENGLVNLSQYGADKDRSKFVDWQWQQGVFDKSVYAIPQASGPMGLFYRSDLYKKWGIEPPATWEEFAQAAQKIHHADPKAYISTFPAGNSAWFTALAWQAGAKWFGVNGDTWSVNIDSPQTLKVAAFWDDLRNKKVIKTEPDFANGWYKDLQSGAITSWVSAQWGDAIISGNAPQTSGKWAVAPMPQWTKGANVSANWGGSSTAVLKGAEHIPEALKFAEWLNTDPTSVDLLLQGGYGWPAAADGYKGSSLDKPSPFFGGQKYNEVFAEADKNIDNSWKWIPTIDATYQHLNDGFQAALAGKGTFVSAVKQAQQQTVEDLKKKGLKVSTGQ from the coding sequence ATGAGCCGCACCACACCCCGCCACCGAAGCCGGGGCGCACTCGCAGTGACCCTTGCCGCCGCCGCCCTGGTGATCTCCGCCTGCGGGGGTTCGACCGGTTCGAAGGACCCCGCAGTCCAGGAACCTGCCAAGCCCGGCGAGAAGGTCGACCTGCGCTTCTGGTCGTGGGTTCCCGGTGTCGACAAGGCCGTCGACAAGTGGAACGCCACCCACCCGGACATCCACGTCAAGCTGGAGAAGATCCCGGCGGGCAGCAGTGGCGGCTACGCGAAGATGCGCGCCGCGCTCAAGAGCGGCAACGCGCCCGACCTGGCGCAGGTGGAATACCAGGAGATCCCCTCGTTCCTGCTGGAGAACGGCCTGGTGAACCTGTCCCAGTACGGCGCCGACAAGGACCGGTCGAAGTTCGTGGACTGGCAGTGGCAGCAGGGGGTCTTCGACAAGTCTGTCTACGCGATCCCCCAGGCATCCGGTCCGATGGGCCTGTTCTACCGCTCCGACCTGTACAAGAAGTGGGGCATCGAGCCGCCCGCCACCTGGGAGGAGTTCGCCCAGGCCGCGCAGAAGATCCACCACGCCGACCCGAAGGCCTACATCAGCACCTTCCCCGCCGGCAACTCCGCCTGGTTCACCGCCCTCGCCTGGCAAGCAGGCGCCAAGTGGTTCGGCGTGAACGGCGACACCTGGTCGGTGAACATCGACTCCCCGCAGACCCTCAAGGTCGCCGCCTTCTGGGACGACCTGCGCAACAAGAAGGTCATCAAGACCGAACCCGACTTCGCCAACGGCTGGTACAAGGACCTGCAGAGCGGTGCCATCACCTCGTGGGTCAGCGCCCAGTGGGGCGACGCCATCATCAGCGGAAACGCCCCTCAGACCAGTGGCAAATGGGCGGTCGCACCCATGCCGCAGTGGACGAAGGGCGCGAACGTGTCCGCGAACTGGGGAGGATCCTCCACGGCTGTCCTCAAGGGCGCCGAGCACATCCCCGAGGCCCTGAAGTTCGCCGAGTGGCTCAACACCGACCCCACGAGCGTCGACCTGCTGCTGCAGGGCGGATACGGCTGGCCCGCGGCGGCCGACGGGTACAAGGGCTCCTCGCTCGACAAGCCGTCACCGTTCTTCGGAGGCCAGAAGTACAACGAGGTCTTCGCGGAGGCGGACAAGAACATCGACAACTCGTGGAAGTGGATACCGACGATCGACGCCACGTACCAGCACCTCAACGACGGCTTCCAGGCCGCCCTGGCCGGCAAGGGCACGTTCGTCTCCGCGGTCAAGCAGGCGCAGCAGCAGACCGTCGAGGACCTGAAGAAGAAGGGTCTGAAGGTTTCCACCGGCCAGTGA
- a CDS encoding SDR family NAD(P)-dependent oxidoreductase → MSGRVAVITGAAHGIGAATAHRLAAEGALVVVTDVDDTAGKEVAAAITGQGGRAEYVRCDVTSAPDWEHLARHVQEHHGRLDVLHSNAFAQLNKPADELSEAEWDGQMAVLLKPAWRAMKTFAAMLREARGSVVLTSSVHAVIGLPGHAAYAAAKGALCSLGRQLAVEYGPHIRVNTVLPGPIMTAAWDGIPEPDRERSVAATAARRFGQPEEVAAAVAFLASEDASYVTGASLVVDGGWSVMKESS, encoded by the coding sequence ATGAGCGGCCGCGTGGCGGTGATCACCGGCGCCGCCCACGGGATCGGCGCGGCCACGGCTCACAGACTTGCGGCCGAGGGGGCCCTGGTCGTGGTCACGGACGTGGACGACACCGCGGGCAAGGAGGTCGCGGCCGCCATCACCGGCCAGGGAGGCCGCGCGGAGTACGTACGCTGCGACGTCACCTCGGCCCCCGACTGGGAGCACCTGGCCCGCCACGTCCAGGAGCACCACGGACGGCTGGACGTGCTGCACAGCAACGCCTTCGCCCAGCTCAACAAGCCCGCCGACGAACTGAGCGAGGCCGAGTGGGACGGCCAGATGGCCGTGCTGCTGAAGCCTGCCTGGCGGGCGATGAAGACATTCGCGGCCATGCTGCGCGAGGCCCGCGGCTCCGTCGTGCTGACCTCCTCGGTGCACGCGGTCATCGGGCTGCCCGGCCATGCCGCCTACGCCGCCGCGAAGGGCGCGCTGTGCTCGCTGGGACGGCAGCTGGCCGTCGAGTACGGTCCGCACATCCGGGTCAACACGGTGCTGCCGGGCCCCATCATGACCGCCGCGTGGGACGGCATCCCGGAGCCCGACCGCGAGCGCAGTGTCGCGGCCACAGCGGCCCGGCGGTTCGGGCAGCCGGAGGAGGTGGCGGCCGCCGTCGCCTTCCTGGCATCGGAGGATGCCTCCTATGTGACCGGCGCCAGCCTCGTGGTCGATGGAGGATGGAGCGTCATGAAGGAGTCCTCATGA